A portion of the Bacillus thuringiensis genome contains these proteins:
- a CDS encoding cysteine protease StiP family protein: MVKVNSHISSYNPNDAIFLLKDISDLMKESSTETREQAIQAGTHYSEMLPMEYKPSKAYMDLFFFSLQQYKHKLAIAVGVVAEQIIQTKGTNLVLVSLARAGTPIGILIKRYIRYQYNLDVPHYCISIVRGRGIDENALHYILEHHPKETIQFIDGWTGKGAIKKELEYAVHTFNERNNTHISHCMAVLADPGYCTSIYGTREDFLIPSACLNATVSGLISRTVLNDTYIGPNDFHGVKYYKELEQEDLSNFFIDEVTDLFPSVHSHIDNQLRYIASTYTDPSWQGLKDIQSIQNHFEIDDINLIKPGVGETTRVLLRRIPWKILIRKQNNPDLKHILLLAKEKNVPIEIYENMAYSCCGLIKPLKRETI; this comes from the coding sequence ATGGTAAAAGTAAATTCTCATATTAGTAGTTACAATCCAAATGATGCTATTTTTCTATTAAAAGATATTAGTGATTTAATGAAAGAAAGCTCCACGGAAACTAGAGAACAAGCAATTCAAGCTGGCACACATTATTCCGAAATGTTACCAATGGAATATAAACCATCTAAAGCGTATATGGATTTATTCTTTTTTTCCCTGCAACAATACAAACACAAACTAGCCATCGCTGTTGGAGTTGTCGCCGAACAAATTATACAGACTAAAGGAACTAACCTTGTCCTCGTTTCATTAGCTCGTGCTGGTACACCTATTGGCATTCTTATAAAACGCTACATACGCTATCAATACAACCTTGATGTACCTCACTATTGTATTTCTATTGTTCGCGGACGCGGTATTGATGAAAATGCACTCCATTATATTTTGGAACATCACCCTAAAGAAACAATTCAATTCATTGATGGGTGGACTGGGAAAGGTGCAATAAAAAAAGAATTAGAATATGCAGTACACACATTTAACGAACGAAATAATACACACATTTCTCATTGTATGGCTGTGCTTGCTGATCCCGGTTACTGTACTTCAATTTACGGTACACGTGAAGATTTCCTTATTCCTAGCGCTTGCTTAAATGCAACCGTCTCTGGACTAATTAGCCGCACTGTACTAAATGACACCTATATCGGTCCAAATGATTTTCATGGTGTTAAATATTATAAAGAGCTAGAACAAGAAGATTTATCAAATTTCTTCATTGATGAGGTAACAGATTTATTCCCTTCTGTTCATTCTCATATAGATAATCAATTACGTTATATTGCTTCAACTTACACGGATCCCTCTTGGCAAGGATTAAAAGATATACAGTCTATCCAAAATCACTTTGAAATTGACGATATTAACTTAATTAAACCAGGAGTCGGTGAAACAACTCGCGTATTACTCCGGAGAATACCGTGGAAAATTTTAATACGTAAGCAAAACAATCCCGATTTAAAGCATATTTTACTTCTTGCTAAAGAAAAGAATGTCCCTATTGAAATCTATGAGAATATGGCTTATTCATGTTGCGGGCTCATTAAGCCTCTTAAGAGGGAAACGATATGA